Below is a genomic region from Xylophilus sp. GW821-FHT01B05.
CCATCATGTGCGCGGCGGTGCTGCGGGGCATGCGTGCGCAGCGCTTTGGCCGCATCGTCAACCTGTCTTCGGTGATTGGGCTGGTGGGGCTGCAGCGCCGCACTGCCTATTCCACCGCCAAGGCCGCCATTGCCGGCCTCACACGCGGGCTGGCGTTGGAGAACGGCCGCCACGGCATTACGGTGAACGCCGTCGCCCCCGGCTACGTGCTGACCGAGGTGCTGCAGGAGAAGATGCGGCTTGGCACGCTCGACTACAACCTGTTTGCCCAGCGCTCGGCCGTGGGCCGCTGGGCGCGGCCTGAGGAGATCGCGCGGGTGGTCGGCTTCCTGGCCGAGCCGGGCTCGGGCTTTGTCACCGCCGCGGTCTGGCCGGTGGATGGCGGCTATGCCGCCAACGGCAATCCCGGCGAAGACCTGGGGCCACTGCAGGCCTTGGATGCCGTGGAGTAGGCTCGCCGTTTCTGCCTGTTCGCGTGTCTGGCGCTATGCCATGATTGGCAGGAAAGACCAAGGATCCCATTGCGCATGAACGCTACCGCCCGAGAACCCCTGTCCGATTCCGTCAACCCGCTGGGCTTGTGCGGCATCGAATTCATCGAATACGCCACCAGCACGCCGCAGGCGCTGGGCCAGGTGCTGGAGACCATGGGTTTCCGGCCGGTGGCGCGGCACCGCTCGCGTGAGGTCTTGCTCTACCGCCAGGGCGACATGAACGTGGTGGTCAACGCCCATGCCGCCAACATACCGCGCGCGGCCGAGCCTACTGACCGCCCGGCCATCGCCGCCATCGCGCTGCGTGTGCGCGACGCCGCCGCCGCCTACCGCTACGTGCTGGAGCGCGGCGCCTGGCCGGTGCCGGCCCAGGTCGCGCCGATGGAGCTGCACATCCCCGCCATCCACGGCGTGGGCGCCAGCCGCATCTACTTTGTGGACCGCTGGGAGCAGTTCTCCATCTACGACGTCGACTTCACGCCGATCCCGACGGTAGACATGCACCCGCCCGCGCTCACCAACCTGCACTGGTTTGGCGTGGTCCAGTACATCGGCAATGACCGCATGGCCGATTGGATCGAGTTCTATTCCAAGCTGTTCGGCTTCGAGCTGCTGCCCGACGAAGTGCGCTTTGGCGTGCTGCCCAAGGGTGCCGTGCTGCGCAGCCCCTGCGGCAAGTTCTTTTTGCAATTGATTGAGCCCGAGCCGGGCATTCTTGACGTGCAGGGCGAAGAGTCTTTGCAGCGCGTGGGCCTGGGCACGCCCGACGTGCTGGCCAGCGTGGCCGCGCTGCGCGGGCGCGGCGTGAGCTTTGTCGAATCCCAGGGCGTGCACTCTGAATTGCGTGGCGCGCTCACCCGCACCTACCTGGGCTCGGCCATGTTTGAGCTGGTGCAGCACGAAGAGCCCACGGGCGACCCGGTGGCCGCAAGGAGCCGGCTGTGAGCCTGCTCATTCCCGTGGCGGCGCCGGCAGCGCCGGTGCGCGT
It encodes:
- a CDS encoding VOC family protein, with amino-acid sequence MNATAREPLSDSVNPLGLCGIEFIEYATSTPQALGQVLETMGFRPVARHRSREVLLYRQGDMNVVVNAHAANIPRAAEPTDRPAIAAIALRVRDAAAAYRYVLERGAWPVPAQVAPMELHIPAIHGVGASRIYFVDRWEQFSIYDVDFTPIPTVDMHPPALTNLHWFGVVQYIGNDRMADWIEFYSKLFGFELLPDEVRFGVLPKGAVLRSPCGKFFLQLIEPEPGILDVQGEESLQRVGLGTPDVLASVAALRGRGVSFVESQGVHSELRGALTRTYLGSAMFELVQHEEPTGDPVAARSRL
- a CDS encoding SDR family oxidoreductase; this translates as MSAPATAPLAGRVALVTGAGRGIGRAIASDLAARGADLALFDLEAPEDFARELAATHGVRALALAADVTDEAGVATACACVAEALGPVAVLVNNAGIMQRVSADHHTLPISDLQRMLAVHVTGSAIMCAAVLRGMRAQRFGRIVNLSSVIGLVGLQRRTAYSTAKAAIAGLTRGLALENGRHGITVNAVAPGYVLTEVLQEKMRLGTLDYNLFAQRSAVGRWARPEEIARVVGFLAEPGSGFVTAAVWPVDGGYAANGNPGEDLGPLQALDAVE